From the genome of Clostridium sp. BNL1100, one region includes:
- a CDS encoding right-handed parallel beta-helix repeat-containing protein, protein MKKEFHVAVTGCDFAEGTKEHPFRTISKAAKVAESGDKVIVHEGEYREWVKPEHSGYSNLSRIVYEAAEGEKVIIKGSERIQSWEKVEGTVWKAVLPNSFFGDYNPYKEILSGDWLIYKPGINRHPGDVYLNGVSFYEADSLDEVNNPVERTGVIDIPWTKKFEKILHPEQTIYRWFSEVDEEKTTIYANFHGVDPNKELVEINVRKCCFYPLKSGLNYITVRGFEMAQAACPWTPPTADQPGLLGANWSKGWIIENNIIHDAKCSAISIGKEASTGHNLCSRRHQKPGYQYQMEAVFRALQIGWSKEKIGSHIIRNNVIFDCGQNGIVGHMGGVFSEIYNNHIYNIAVKHEFFGYEIAGIKLHAAIDVKIHHNRIHNCSLGTWLDWQAQGVRVNNNLYYNNDRDLMVEVSHGPYLVDNNIFASDYTFDNFSQGGAYVNNLCCGKLHLTKVLDRSTPYHFPHTTEVAGTAVVYGGDDRFYNNVFVGGEGIENSGTAGYNPNTASYEEYVSKVLSHGVGDLEVFMLTEQPVYISSNAYLNGAEGFNRENNSYINKKFNPNVKIVEEGNSVYLEMNVEKDMLEIPTQIISTETLGTVRIVDAIFDDPNGKPIVIDTDYTGTSRNTTPVVGPIEGLKSGFNRIKIWG, encoded by the coding sequence GTGAAAAAAGAATTTCATGTTGCGGTAACCGGTTGTGATTTCGCAGAGGGTACCAAAGAGCATCCTTTCAGAACTATATCAAAAGCTGCGAAGGTAGCTGAATCAGGAGACAAAGTTATTGTTCACGAAGGCGAGTATCGTGAATGGGTAAAGCCTGAACATAGCGGATACAGCAATCTAAGCAGAATCGTATACGAAGCTGCCGAGGGTGAAAAGGTTATTATTAAGGGGTCAGAGAGAATCCAAAGCTGGGAAAAGGTTGAGGGTACAGTATGGAAAGCTGTTCTTCCAAATTCTTTTTTCGGTGATTACAATCCATACAAGGAAATTCTCAGCGGCGATTGGTTAATATATAAGCCCGGCATTAATCGTCATCCCGGTGATGTCTATTTAAACGGAGTTTCATTTTATGAAGCCGATTCCTTGGATGAAGTTAATAACCCAGTAGAGAGAACCGGGGTTATAGATATCCCGTGGACTAAAAAATTTGAAAAAATTCTGCATCCTGAACAAACAATTTACCGTTGGTTTAGCGAAGTAGATGAGGAAAAAACAACCATTTATGCTAACTTCCATGGTGTAGATCCAAATAAAGAGCTTGTTGAAATAAATGTAAGAAAATGCTGCTTCTATCCACTCAAATCAGGTCTGAATTATATTACTGTAAGAGGATTTGAGATGGCGCAGGCTGCTTGCCCATGGACGCCGCCTACAGCAGATCAACCCGGTCTGTTGGGTGCAAATTGGAGCAAGGGCTGGATTATAGAAAACAACATAATACACGATGCTAAATGCAGTGCTATCAGTATTGGTAAAGAAGCTTCAACAGGACACAACCTATGTTCCAGAAGACATCAGAAGCCAGGTTATCAGTATCAGATGGAGGCTGTTTTCCGTGCTTTACAGATAGGTTGGAGCAAGGAAAAGATAGGTTCCCATATCATCCGAAACAATGTAATTTTTGATTGCGGTCAAAACGGTATTGTAGGACATATGGGTGGAGTTTTCAGTGAAATATATAACAACCATATTTATAATATTGCAGTTAAGCATGAGTTTTTCGGTTACGAGATTGCAGGTATAAAGCTTCATGCGGCAATTGACGTAAAAATTCATCATAACCGTATTCATAACTGTTCTCTTGGTACTTGGCTTGACTGGCAGGCACAGGGTGTTCGAGTGAATAATAACCTGTATTACAACAATGACCGTGACTTGATGGTAGAGGTAAGCCATGGCCCATACTTAGTGGATAACAATATTTTTGCTTCCGATTATACCTTTGATAATTTTTCACAAGGCGGCGCATATGTAAATAATCTTTGCTGTGGTAAGCTCCATTTAACAAAGGTTCTTGACAGATCTACGCCATATCACTTCCCGCATACTACCGAGGTAGCCGGTACAGCAGTCGTTTATGGCGGAGATGATCGTTTTTACAACAATGTTTTTGTTGGCGGAGAAGGCATTGAAAACAGTGGAACAGCAGGGTATAATCCCAATACTGCTTCATATGAAGAATATGTTTCAAAAGTGCTTAGTCACGGAGTAGGTGACCTTGAGGTGTTTATGTTAACCGAACAACCTGTATATATTTCTTCAAATGCATATTTAAATGGAGCTGAAGGCTTTAACCGTGAAAATAACAGTTATATTAACAAAAAGTTTAATCCAAATGTAAAAATTGTTGAAGAAGGAAATTCAGTTTATCTGGAGATGAATGTAGAAAAAGATATGCTTGAAATACCGACTCAAATCATTTCTACTGAAACGCTCGGTACCGTACGTATTGTTGATGCTATTTTTGACGATCCTAACGGAAAGCCTATCGTAATTGACACCGACTATACTGGAACTTCAAGAAATACTACGCCTGTTGTAGGACCTATTGAAGGATTGAAATCCGGATTCAATCGCATTAAAATTTGGGGTTAA
- a CDS encoding glycosyl hydrolase family 18 protein, protein MNLKLMAFSIIVSLMLSCIGISSVVANETIKINNQTEQAYRNVAYFTSWSGYQRAAEVGDINPSLLTHINFAFANLSANGTISVGDPWIDTQKPYEDGTWETELRGHFGQLIKLKQQHPHIKTVISVGGWTWSKNFSDVAASDTLRKACARSAVDFVVKYGFDGVDLDWEFPVQGGDNIPHRANDGDNYILLLKEIRTALDTQGEMDGKEYILSIAGASDAKFIANCKVAEMIKYLDYINVMTYDYHGTWDSTTNHNTPLNADSGNPCVSTTIENYIAAGVEPADLNLGLAFSGKGWINVTDPNGSGLYKSGAAPSSAGYGSGTFEAAVFDFWDIAENYVGKNNYVRHWDDVAKVPYLYNGSTFITYEDEESIGCKTDYIKKMGLGGAMFWEFSYDKNLVLQNVIAQSLSVNKVPEAVLYYGDVNEDGVLDAIDFALFKSFLLGKGTLQNMAIADVNNDGNVDALDLTNLKMILLEKSTPKPF, encoded by the coding sequence TTGAACCTGAAATTAATGGCATTTTCAATAATTGTATCACTAATGCTTAGTTGCATAGGTATTTCAAGTGTTGTCGCAAATGAAACGATAAAAATCAACAATCAAACGGAACAGGCGTACAGAAATGTGGCATATTTTACTTCATGGAGCGGCTATCAGAGAGCCGCAGAGGTGGGTGATATTAATCCTTCCTTACTGACACATATTAACTTTGCATTTGCAAATTTATCTGCTAACGGAACTATTTCAGTTGGAGACCCGTGGATTGATACTCAAAAGCCATATGAAGATGGCACATGGGAAACAGAATTAAGGGGACATTTCGGACAGTTGATAAAATTGAAACAACAACATCCTCATATCAAGACAGTTATATCAGTAGGAGGATGGACGTGGTCAAAAAATTTCTCTGATGTAGCAGCTTCAGATACGCTAAGAAAGGCATGTGCCCGGTCTGCAGTAGATTTTGTTGTAAAATACGGTTTTGACGGTGTAGATCTTGACTGGGAATTTCCGGTTCAAGGCGGTGATAATATACCGCACCGTGCAAACGATGGTGACAACTACATTTTACTGCTTAAAGAGATCAGAACTGCATTAGATACGCAGGGAGAAATGGACGGAAAAGAATATATTTTAAGTATTGCAGGAGCGTCGGATGCTAAATTTATAGCAAATTGTAAAGTTGCAGAAATGATAAAGTATCTGGATTACATAAATGTTATGACTTATGATTATCATGGTACATGGGATTCAACAACTAACCACAATACTCCGCTAAACGCTGATTCAGGTAATCCCTGCGTATCAACTACCATTGAGAATTATATTGCTGCAGGAGTAGAACCGGCTGATTTAAATCTGGGTCTTGCTTTCTCCGGAAAAGGTTGGATTAACGTAACTGATCCTAATGGTTCAGGGCTGTATAAAAGCGGAGCGGCACCATCATCTGCAGGCTATGGAAGCGGTACATTTGAAGCTGCTGTATTTGATTTTTGGGATATTGCAGAAAATTATGTAGGTAAAAATAATTATGTGCGCCATTGGGACGATGTTGCAAAAGTACCTTATTTGTATAATGGAAGTACTTTTATTACATACGAAGATGAGGAATCAATCGGCTGTAAAACAGATTATATAAAGAAAATGGGTCTTGGGGGTGCCATGTTCTGGGAATTCTCTTATGACAAAAACTTAGTACTCCAGAATGTCATTGCCCAGAGTCTCAGTGTTAATAAAGTGCCGGAGGCAGTTCTTTACTATGGAGACGTTAATGAGGATGGTGTACTAGATGCTATTGACTTTGCACTATTCAAGTCTTTCCTTTTGGGTAAGGGTACTTTACAGAATATGGCCATTGCTGATGTTAATAATGATGGCAATGTTGATGCACTCGATCTTACAAATTTGAAAATGATTTTATTGGAAAAGAGTACTCCAAAGCCATTTTAA
- the aroC gene encoding chorismate synthase translates to MNTLGEIFRCTTWGESHGEAIGCVIDGCPAGLEITEKDFTCELDRDITDVELGTPRKETNNVKLLSGIFEGKTLGTPICIAIHNDGQKSRDYYEFKDYYRPGHAEFSYHNRYGLYDYRGGGRSSGRVYISLLAAAAISKKLLKKHNIAFESKVVELAGSCCESEEAEKRAKEKCLEISSTGDSSGGIIILRIKGVPSGVGSPIFGKLNSMIMYALSSIGGVKGIECGLGFESAQMCGSQFNDSFIIKGDGVSLASNNSGGFLGGISTGMDLLFRIAVKPTPSILCDQNTVNYKTMSEEIIKLKGRFDKNFTPRVGPLAEALASIVLVDQMILSGHINPVRIE, encoded by the coding sequence ATGAATACTCTGGGAGAGATTTTTAGGTGTACGACTTGGGGAGAGTCACACGGAGAAGCTATCGGTTGTGTAATTGACGGGTGTCCTGCAGGCCTGGAAATAACCGAAAAAGATTTTACCTGTGAGCTTGACCGTGATATTACCGATGTCGAACTTGGTACCCCAAGAAAAGAAACGAACAATGTTAAGCTGCTTTCCGGTATTTTTGAAGGAAAGACTCTTGGAACACCTATTTGTATTGCAATACACAATGATGGTCAGAAAAGTAGGGATTACTATGAATTCAAGGATTATTACAGGCCCGGACACGCAGAATTTTCATACCATAACAGATATGGATTATATGATTACAGGGGTGGTGGAAGGTCTTCCGGCAGAGTTTATATTTCTTTGCTGGCAGCAGCTGCAATATCTAAAAAGCTCTTGAAGAAACATAATATAGCCTTTGAAAGCAAGGTGGTAGAACTTGCGGGGAGCTGCTGCGAAAGTGAAGAAGCAGAAAAAAGGGCCAAGGAAAAGTGTCTCGAAATATCTTCCACAGGAGACTCCTCCGGAGGAATTATTATACTCAGGATAAAAGGTGTACCCTCCGGGGTTGGCAGTCCTATATTTGGAAAACTGAATTCAATGATTATGTACGCTTTAAGCAGCATTGGAGGGGTGAAAGGGATTGAATGCGGTTTGGGTTTTGAATCTGCACAGATGTGTGGAAGCCAATTCAACGATTCCTTTATTATAAAGGGCGATGGAGTTTCTTTAGCAAGTAATAATTCCGGCGGTTTTCTGGGAGGAATCAGTACGGGCATGGATTTACTTTTCAGAATAGCTGTTAAGCCAACTCCTTCAATATTATGTGACCAAAATACCGTAAATTACAAAACTATGAGTGAAGAGATTATAAAGCTTAAAGGAAGGTTCGATAAGAATTTTACTCCAAGAGTAGGCCCTTTAGCCGAAGCTCTGGCTTCAATAGTTTTAGTTGATCAAATGATTCTATCAGGGCATATAAATCCTGTAAGAATTGAGTAA
- a CDS encoding 4Fe-4S binding protein gives MLIALGILQNEMNFVYQTNTYGNFDTTGTESWVMKLKPGISDLASSIKYGRFHSKPLIIIGILFTLTLLFSIYKLKKELFLRKITQWLIFATARLGVLRVSGVCGIKRSEFGVFPFLNCQACEMATGACPVGMLQWGMIKGSGIYLALGVMCFTGVTLGRFICGWLCPFGFISDILDRISLKKVKLPKFFYWARYVVLILTFSALIFKIPVFCVYICQSGSIYGRLPYYLTTGLPGLIDAFTSFGWLKTILVYQLLSLLLLIIGAILVSGRWFCRYLCPLGAFYGLFNYVSPVKVVHDKTKCNGCNACLKQCPMGADLSVNHFTDITSCIKCGKCTKLCNARNFEVLGKKINLKVGKVQNDETKVMVSSNKK, from the coding sequence GTGTTAATAGCATTAGGTATTTTACAAAATGAAATGAATTTTGTATACCAAACAAATACATATGGAAATTTTGATACAACCGGGACTGAAAGCTGGGTAATGAAGCTGAAGCCCGGAATATCCGATTTAGCTTCTTCGATAAAATATGGCAGGTTCCATTCAAAACCACTTATTATAATTGGTATTCTATTTACATTAACTCTTTTATTTTCAATTTATAAATTAAAAAAGGAGCTTTTTCTTAGAAAAATAACTCAATGGTTAATATTTGCTACAGCAAGGCTTGGAGTTTTACGAGTTTCAGGTGTTTGCGGTATAAAGAGAAGTGAATTCGGCGTTTTCCCATTTTTAAATTGTCAGGCTTGCGAAATGGCCACTGGAGCATGTCCGGTAGGTATGTTGCAGTGGGGAATGATTAAGGGAAGCGGTATTTATCTGGCTCTTGGTGTAATGTGCTTTACCGGTGTTACATTAGGGAGATTCATTTGTGGTTGGCTTTGTCCTTTTGGCTTTATCTCTGACATTCTGGACAGAATATCACTGAAAAAAGTAAAGCTTCCGAAATTTTTTTATTGGGCCAGATACGTTGTTCTTATTTTAACTTTTTCAGCTTTGATTTTCAAAATACCTGTCTTTTGTGTCTATATCTGCCAAAGCGGCAGTATATACGGGCGTCTTCCATACTATTTGACCACAGGACTTCCGGGGTTGATAGATGCCTTTACTTCTTTTGGGTGGTTAAAAACTATATTGGTATATCAGCTCCTGTCATTACTTTTGCTGATAATTGGAGCAATATTGGTTAGCGGAAGATGGTTTTGCAGATACTTATGTCCTCTCGGTGCATTTTATGGCCTTTTCAACTATGTATCTCCAGTTAAGGTCGTACATGATAAAACTAAATGTAATGGTTGTAATGCTTGTTTGAAGCAATGCCCAATGGGTGCTGACTTATCAGTAAATCATTTTACGGATATAACAAGCTGTATTAAATGCGGAAAATGTACTAAACTCTGTAATGCCAGAAATTTTGAAGTACTCGGAAAGAAAATTAACTTGAAGGTTGGGAAGGTGCAGAATGATGAAACAAAAGTTATGGTCTCTAGCAATAAAAAGTAA
- a CDS encoding phenylacetate--CoA ligase family protein, giving the protein MMKQKLWSLAIKSKSMSIYQMASYASQNTRFYNNYYKGYNTDDFESLPILTKYNLVGVSPYDLLSDEFKDKVYLYGETSGSSGAPTPSFFTKNDFEGLISLSSLTPYIKTIKEHLKKNRTAVNGLTFGYTVAGFSFGALLQMHGAMVAQLGTRSTIGTPVRTAATIVKLQPGVISATPLDFMSWAEIIRSDYYPLDYEKTIDNIKVLLSTAEPCANSRQHQIEKYFSLTHVNTYASVDGFFSLPCPCGEKHLIDGINYIELFDHKMQPLGVSGKGRLCFTSLMRKTTPMVRYMLDDLITITDSKCEYGFKKSVKPHGRYELSLELNNQTWGNLDFEEIIYKYGLFMDYKVNVKNNHISVELEEYPIAKGDYDLSGLEDELYTSTGMKSVISLHPLGYLTDCWKVREAKSIVKVIDQRLSSRQTIPQIL; this is encoded by the coding sequence ATGATGAAACAAAAGTTATGGTCTCTAGCAATAAAAAGTAAATCAATGTCCATTTATCAAATGGCTTCTTATGCGTCACAAAACACTAGATTTTATAATAATTACTACAAAGGGTACAACACAGACGATTTTGAGTCTCTTCCAATATTAACAAAGTACAATTTGGTTGGAGTCAGTCCTTATGATCTGCTTAGCGATGAATTTAAAGACAAAGTTTATCTTTACGGCGAAACCTCAGGAAGCAGTGGAGCTCCTACGCCTTCATTCTTTACAAAAAATGATTTCGAGGGATTGATATCTCTAAGCTCTCTGACACCATACATTAAAACAATTAAGGAACATCTTAAAAAAAATCGAACTGCTGTTAACGGATTGACCTTTGGATATACGGTAGCAGGTTTTTCTTTTGGAGCCTTGCTTCAAATGCATGGAGCTATGGTTGCTCAGCTCGGTACTCGATCAACAATCGGAACACCCGTGAGAACTGCTGCTACCATAGTAAAGCTGCAACCCGGGGTAATCAGTGCAACACCTCTTGATTTTATGTCATGGGCAGAAATAATCAGATCAGACTACTATCCATTAGATTATGAAAAAACCATCGACAATATTAAAGTTTTGCTTTCCACTGCCGAGCCCTGTGCTAATTCGAGGCAACACCAGATTGAAAAATACTTTTCACTCACGCATGTTAATACATATGCTTCTGTGGATGGCTTTTTCTCATTGCCTTGTCCCTGCGGAGAAAAGCACTTAATTGACGGAATTAATTATATTGAACTTTTTGACCATAAAATGCAGCCGTTAGGTGTAAGCGGGAAGGGAAGACTGTGCTTTACAAGTCTTATGCGAAAAACTACTCCCATGGTCAGATACATGCTGGATGACCTTATTACAATCACTGATTCAAAATGCGAATACGGATTTAAAAAATCAGTTAAACCCCATGGAAGGTATGAGTTATCTTTGGAGCTTAACAATCAAACTTGGGGCAATCTGGACTTCGAGGAAATCATATATAAGTACGGTCTTTTCATGGATTACAAAGTTAACGTAAAAAACAATCATATTTCAGTTGAGCTTGAAGAATATCCAATAGCAAAGGGAGATTATGATTTGTCAGGGCTTGAAGATGAGCTGTATACAAGTACAGGCATGAAAAGTGTTATTTCTCTGCATCCACTTGGTTATCTCACCGACTGTTGGAAAGTACGGGAAGCTAAATCTATTGTTAAAGTAATTGACCAAAGATTATCATCCAGACAAACAATACCTCAGATTTTATAG
- a CDS encoding shikimate kinase, giving the protein MRDKNIVLIGFMGVGKTTVGNVLSNALNYNFYDCDNIIKQQFSMNIKDLFELYGEAYFRDVEAKVIKELSNSSKSVIATGGGIVLNPSNIYNLKKNGIIIFLEALPATILRNISKDNVKSTEDRPLLKGNNPLETITDMMLHRQLLYNRYYDYKIKTDSMTVNMVVEKLLEILENDDNKSCRIRGCTTIYATADN; this is encoded by the coding sequence GTGAGGGATAAAAATATAGTTTTAATAGGCTTTATGGGCGTTGGAAAAACAACTGTAGGTAATGTGCTTTCAAATGCCTTGAATTACAACTTTTATGACTGTGACAATATAATTAAACAACAATTTTCAATGAATATAAAGGACTTATTTGAATTATACGGAGAGGCATATTTCAGAGATGTTGAGGCTAAAGTCATAAAAGAACTCTCTAATAGCAGTAAATCTGTTATTGCAACAGGTGGGGGAATCGTTTTAAATCCCTCGAACATATATAATTTGAAAAAAAACGGAATTATCATTTTTCTTGAGGCTCTTCCAGCTACAATCCTACGTAACATTTCAAAAGACAATGTTAAAAGTACAGAAGACAGGCCATTATTAAAAGGCAATAACCCTTTGGAGACCATCACTGATATGATGTTACATAGACAGTTATTGTATAATAGATATTACGATTATAAAATAAAGACTGATTCTATGACAGTAAATATGGTAGTAGAAAAATTACTTGAAATATTAGAAAACGATGATAATAAAAGCTGCCGCATAAGAGGATGTACAACCATTTATGCGACAGCAGATAATTAA
- a CDS encoding glycosyl hydrolase, with protein MKKILGRVMSLLTAVALSCTILTAVPSPVQAAYSVPVNVEAEACTLSNGATVATNVYGTQYPGYSGDGFVWASNAGTITLEVTVPKSAMYELKTRCWMYLGNLGESRLQAVSINGESKGNFYIPNKGGWMDYSFGFFYLEAGTAKIEIGTSGSWGFILYDKISFDYADMPDLNIDPTPCDSKATPETKSLMKYLTSVYGNHVISGQQEIYGGGNNGDSELEFKYIYDKTGKYPAIRGFDLMNYNPLYGWEDGTTDRMIQWVKEKGGIATSSWHINVPADFTSYKLGDKLDWTKCTYKPTASFKTANCLDKTTKEYAYLMMAIDDLAKQLLILQDAKVPVLLRPFHEAEGNNNTDGSGAWFWWGSAGSNVYKELWKLLYTTLTEKYGIHNVIWEVNLYTYANSLEWYPGDQYVDIVAYDKYEGSPYTWKTSAATTAFLTLVNDTNDTKMVAMTENDVIPDIKNIVNEGAWWLYFCPWYGDFITSSRNNDPVLLNTIYNSQYVVTLDELPTDIYGSEPSVGVAGDLNSDGNFDAIDFGLLKSYLLLNTPINLTNADVDGNGQINALDFAYMKQKLLGMIDKFPVE; from the coding sequence ATGAAAAAGATTTTAGGGAGAGTTATGTCTCTGCTGACAGCGGTTGCACTGTCATGTACCATCCTGACAGCCGTTCCTTCTCCGGTACAGGCTGCGTATTCCGTACCTGTAAATGTTGAAGCAGAGGCCTGCACTCTCAGCAACGGTGCTACAGTTGCTACAAATGTCTATGGAACTCAATATCCTGGTTATTCAGGCGACGGCTTTGTATGGGCATCCAATGCAGGAACGATAACTTTAGAGGTTACAGTTCCTAAAAGTGCAATGTATGAACTTAAAACACGCTGTTGGATGTATCTGGGCAATCTGGGTGAATCCAGACTTCAGGCTGTAAGTATCAACGGCGAATCCAAAGGCAACTTCTATATTCCCAACAAAGGCGGCTGGATGGATTACAGTTTTGGATTCTTCTATCTCGAAGCCGGAACAGCCAAGATTGAGATTGGAACATCCGGAAGCTGGGGTTTCATACTGTATGACAAAATATCCTTTGACTATGCAGATATGCCTGATTTGAATATAGACCCAACCCCCTGCGATTCAAAGGCAACCCCTGAAACAAAGTCTCTTATGAAGTATCTAACAAGCGTCTATGGAAACCATGTTATTTCAGGCCAGCAGGAAATTTATGGTGGCGGTAATAACGGAGATTCAGAACTTGAATTCAAGTATATCTACGATAAGACAGGTAAATATCCTGCAATCAGAGGTTTTGACCTGATGAACTACAACCCTCTGTATGGCTGGGAAGATGGTACAACAGATCGTATGATACAGTGGGTAAAAGAAAAAGGTGGTATTGCAACATCCTCATGGCATATCAATGTACCGGCAGATTTCACAAGCTATAAGCTGGGTGATAAGCTGGATTGGACAAAATGTACTTATAAACCGACTGCCAGCTTCAAAACAGCCAACTGTCTTGATAAAACAACAAAAGAGTACGCCTACCTGATGATGGCTATCGATGATCTGGCAAAGCAGCTCCTTATACTTCAGGATGCTAAAGTTCCCGTGCTTTTACGTCCTTTCCATGAAGCCGAAGGCAATAACAACACTGATGGTTCCGGTGCTTGGTTCTGGTGGGGTTCCGCAGGGTCAAATGTTTATAAAGAGCTATGGAAGCTTCTTTATACAACATTGACGGAAAAATACGGTATTCACAATGTAATATGGGAAGTAAACCTTTATACATATGCAAATTCTCTCGAATGGTATCCCGGTGACCAATATGTCGATATAGTTGCTTATGATAAGTACGAAGGCTCACCTTATACTTGGAAAACAAGTGCAGCAACAACAGCATTTCTGACACTTGTAAATGATACAAACGATACAAAGATGGTAGCAATGACTGAAAATGACGTTATACCCGACATTAAGAATATAGTTAACGAAGGTGCATGGTGGCTTTATTTCTGCCCATGGTATGGCGATTTTATTACAAGTTCAAGAAATAATGACCCGGTACTGCTGAATACTATTTACAACAGTCAGTATGTAGTAACCTTGGATGAACTGCCTACAGATATTTACGGTTCTGAACCGTCAGTCGGAGTTGCAGGCGATTTGAATTCAGACGGAAATTTTGATGCTATAGATTTCGGTCTTTTGAAATCATATCTATTGCTTAATACCCCCATTAACTTAACAAATGCAGATGTAGATGGGAATGGGCAAATAAATGCTCTGGACTTTGCGTATATGAAGCAAAAGCTTCTTGGCATGATTGATAAATTCCCGGTTGAATAA
- a CDS encoding HAD-IA family hydrolase produces MRALILDMYGVIIKDPEGGLLPFINRTFPNLSREDVYLHWNKADIGELSSLELFRKLGFEGDLDKIEKEYLDTIEIDEDFYEFAPLLKKHYHLALLSNDLSEWSRYLRDKFNINDYFDVITVSGDVKIKKPDVQIFKLTLDKLGHSASDCIYVDDRRFNLAAAQSLGMDTVLFNSRNVQYEGKSVFSFKGLANLLIHL; encoded by the coding sequence ATGAGAGCATTAATTTTGGATATGTATGGGGTAATTATTAAAGACCCCGAGGGAGGTCTTTTACCATTTATAAATCGCACATTTCCCAATTTAAGCCGCGAGGATGTATACCTGCATTGGAATAAAGCTGATATTGGTGAATTATCTTCTTTAGAACTTTTCAGAAAGCTTGGGTTTGAAGGCGATTTGGATAAAATTGAAAAAGAATATTTAGATACAATAGAAATTGATGAAGATTTCTATGAATTTGCTCCACTCTTAAAGAAACATTACCATTTAGCTTTATTATCAAACGATTTAAGCGAATGGAGCAGGTATTTACGTGATAAATTTAATATTAATGATTATTTTGATGTCATAACAGTGAGTGGTGACGTAAAAATTAAAAAACCTGATGTGCAGATATTTAAGCTTACCCTAGATAAACTTGGGCACTCGGCATCTGATTGCATATATGTAGATGACAGAAGATTTAATTTAGCGGCTGCACAATCCCTCGGCATGGACACCGTACTATTTAATAGCAGAAATGTCCAGTATGAAGGAAAAAGCGTTTTTAGTTTTAAAGGACTTGCCAATTTGCTGATACATTTGTAA
- a CDS encoding DUF134 domain-containing protein, with amino-acid sequence MARPTKWRKIENIPTIPFFIPSETDIAEVPENILKLEELEALRLKDLEGLEQGECAEKMEVSRPTFQRILLSAREKIADSLINGKTIHIEGGKFTRNICPVKCLDCGGEWMESYENLESIKNGEYTCNICGSKNIICSKKCKHKFCRRNCWHQGYDVD; translated from the coding sequence TTGGCAAGACCAACAAAGTGGAGGAAAATCGAAAATATTCCTACTATTCCATTTTTTATTCCATCAGAAACGGACATTGCTGAAGTTCCTGAAAATATATTGAAACTGGAAGAACTTGAAGCTTTAAGGCTTAAAGATTTGGAGGGTCTGGAACAAGGTGAATGTGCTGAGAAAATGGAGGTCTCCCGGCCTACTTTTCAAAGAATTCTTCTTTCTGCAAGAGAAAAGATTGCTGATAGCCTTATTAATGGTAAAACCATACACATTGAGGGAGGTAAATTCACCAGAAATATATGTCCTGTAAAATGCTTAGATTGTGGCGGTGAATGGATGGAAAGCTATGAGAATCTCGAATCTATAAAAAACGGTGAATACACTTGTAATATATGTGGCTCAAAGAATATTATTTGTAGTAAGAAATGTAAGCACAAGTTTTGTAGAAGAAACTGCTGGCATCAAGGTTATGATGTTGATTAA
- a CDS encoding DUF6125 family protein: MLKAEKTDDLSLEELFELNKIYAKNWLAHDGLWFQAIENKYGIDMAIDIDRESWRRFTVIEARRLIEFLDLGKNSGIAGLKKALSFRLYSSLNEDEITVEKENVLVYRVKTCRVQHARSKKGLSYFPCKSVGIVEYSLFAETIDERFETEVVSCHPDITDTECNCIWKFTLKNK; the protein is encoded by the coding sequence ATGTTAAAGGCAGAAAAGACAGATGATTTATCATTAGAAGAATTATTTGAACTGAACAAAATATATGCTAAAAATTGGCTTGCACATGATGGACTTTGGTTCCAAGCTATAGAGAACAAGTACGGTATTGATATGGCTATTGATATAGATAGGGAGTCATGGAGAAGGTTCACTGTAATTGAGGCAAGGCGATTGATTGAGTTTTTGGACCTAGGAAAAAATTCAGGTATTGCAGGATTAAAAAAGGCTCTTTCATTTAGACTTTATTCTTCCCTTAATGAGGATGAAATTACTGTTGAAAAAGAAAACGTACTGGTTTACCGGGTAAAAACCTGTAGAGTTCAGCATGCCAGGAGTAAGAAGGGGTTGTCATATTTCCCGTGTAAATCCGTTGGTATTGTTGAATACAGTCTTTTTGCCGAAACGATCGATGAGCGCTTTGAAACAGAAGTGGTAAGCTGTCATCCTGACATTACGGATACAGAATGTAATTGTATATGGAAATTTACTTTGAAAAATAAGTAA